One part of the Rutidosis leptorrhynchoides isolate AG116_Rl617_1_P2 chromosome 1, CSIRO_AGI_Rlap_v1, whole genome shotgun sequence genome encodes these proteins:
- the LOC139873469 gene encoding acyl-CoA hydrolase 2-like isoform X5, which yields MEYYAVIEFLGDVPVLQKLPISSITNIAQHILGSMFSKKGNLGMEYTLFWRVEAYRPFSADKQDCQVFQWNKFDHFTRSYLAGESIGQERIIALTKLTCLMLPHKYSPLMHPKSIWSADMNLETIAPVEHILSLDPLDVNTFRGITLKGAPKSNKVYGGQFMGQALAAASKTVNFLKVLHSFHAHFLLAGDVKTPIIYQVERVRDVPNLATRRVKAIQKEKVVFCLIASFHIEEEGFDHQEPTMPVMPDPETIVAKHGLEEGVMLPRNHLRTEVSTSTSVPWPTEIRPFDTKDYSRYTRRSPSVSYWLRAKGKLPDDPALHRCVGAYFSDLLFIQISLNPHRKEGVTAISTSLDHSMWFHRNFRADDWLLYVIDSPCAYNARGFSRGQVFNRKGELVLSAMQVGVVRTLKMPSNSTTESKL from the exons ATGGAATACTATGCAg TTATCGAGTTTCTAGGAGACGTACCTGTGCTTCAGAAACTACCGATTTCATCGATAACAAATATTGCTCAACAT ATTCTGGGGAGTATGTTTTCAAAGAAGGGGAACTTGGGGATGGAATATACTTTATTTTGGAGG GTGGAAGCATATCGTCCATTCAGTGCAGATAAACAAGATTGTCAAGTTTTTCAGTGGAACAAATTTGATCATTTCACCCGAA GCTATTTGGCAGGTGAATCTATTGGACAAGAACGCATTATTGCGTTGACTAAG CTGACCTGCTTAATGCTACCCCACAAATACAGTCCCCTGATGCATCCAAAATCAATTTGGAGTGCAGATATGAATCTTGAGACGATTGCACCCGTTGAGCATATATTATCTTTGGATCCACTGGAT gtgaACACCTTTAGAGGCATCACCTTGAAAGGAGCACCAAAATCCAATAAAGTGTATGGAGGGCAGTTTATGGGACAG GCGTTGGCTGCAGCATCAAAAACTGTTAATTTTCTTAAAGTTTTACATAGCTTTCACGCTCACTTCCTTCTTGCTGGGGATGTAAAaa CTCCTATCATATATCAAGTTGAGCGGGTACGTGATGTGCCTAATCTTGCTACTCGACGGGTGAAAGCAATACAAAAAGAGAAAGTTGTATTTTGTTTGATAGCATCCTTTCAT ATTGAAGAAGAGGGGTTTGATCACCAAGAACCGACAATGCCCGTAATGCCTGACCCGGAAACG ATTGTTGCAAAGCATGGGTTAGAAGAGGGTGTTATGCTTCCACGTAATCATCTTAG AACCGAAGTTTCCACTTCAACGTCTGTCCCGTGGCCCACAGAAATCAGGCCTTTTGATACTAAAGATTATTCACGATACACTAGACGCTCTCCAAG TGTCAGTTACTGGTTGAGGGCAAAAGGTAAACTTCCTGATGACCCAGCTTTGCACAG GTGTGTTGGTGCGTACTTCTCAGATCTGCTATTCATTCAAATCAGTTTGAATCCACACCGTAAAGAGGGCGTTACAGCAATCTCTACTAGTCTGGACCATTC GATGTGGTTTCACAGGAACTTTAGAGCAGATGATTGGTTATTATACGTG ATCGACAGTCCTTGTGCTTATAATGCACGAGGCTTTTCTCGTGGTCAAGTGTTCAATAGAAAGGGAGAG CTTGTTTTGTCTGCAATGCAGGTGGGCGTTGTAAGAACACTAAAGATGCCATCTAATTCCACTACTGAATCGAAGTTATAG
- the LOC139873448 gene encoding uncharacterized protein isoform X1, whose amino-acid sequence MAEQHHHRHRSEEETVNQTSDDNNEIENIEQDLKLMSQKIVEFRDILPNQLEINLASILSAQRPVSFNQSEIDPRNLSCTPNPGSENGIVIEDNHVHTEKILSIEQKISSSASAMSSLLVRMKDCMSRIDKLESFYKGIHPAFKRRKITSENSLMKMLLF is encoded by the exons ATGGCAGAGcagcatcatcatcgtcatcgttcAGAAGAAGAAACGGTAAATCAGACTTCCGACGATAACAATGAAATTGAAAACATCGAACAAGATTTGAAACTTATGTCTCAAAAAATAGTTGAATTTAGAGACATTTTGCCAAATCAACTTGAGATCAATCTCGCATCAATCCTTTCTGCTCAGAGACCTGTTAGTTTCAATCAGTCTGAAATAGATCCCCGAAATTTGTCCTGTACTCCTAATCCAG GTTCAGAGAATGGGATAGTCATCGAAGATAATCACGTACACACTGAAAAAATACTGTCAATCGAACAGAAGATTTCAAGCAGCGCTTCTGCAATGTCTTCTCTTTTGGTGAGAATGAAAGATTGTATGTCAAGAATCGATAAACTGGAGTCCTTCTACAAAGGAATCCATCCTGCTTTCAAAAGAAGAAAGATTACCTCAGAAAATAGCTTAAT GAAAATGCTGCTTTTTTAG
- the LOC139873469 gene encoding acyl-CoA hydrolase 2-like isoform X4, with protein MEYYAVIEFLGDVPVLQKLPISSITNIAQHVITKRYNSGEYVFKEGELGDGIYFILEGEVEAYRPFSADKQDCQVFQWNKFDHFTRSESIGQERIIALTKLTCLMLPHKYSPLMHPKSIWSADMNLETIAPVEHILSLDPLDVNTFRGITLKGAPKSNKVYGGQFMGQALAAASKTVNFLKVLHSFHAHFLLAGDVKTPIIYQVERVRDVPNLATRRVKAIQKEKVVFCLIASFHIEEEGFDHQEPTMPVMPDPETIVAKHGLEEGVMLPRNHLRTEVSTSTSVPWPTEIRPFDTKDYSRYTRRSPSVSYWLRAKGKLPDDPALHRCVGAYFSDLLFIQISLNPHRKEGVTAISTSLDHSMWFHRNFRADDWLLYVIDSPCAYNARGFSRGQVFNRKGELVLSAMQVGVVRTLKMPSNSTTESKL; from the exons ATGGAATACTATGCAg TTATCGAGTTTCTAGGAGACGTACCTGTGCTTCAGAAACTACCGATTTCATCGATAACAAATATTGCTCAACATGTTATAACTAAACGTTACA ATTCTGGGGAGTATGTTTTCAAAGAAGGGGAACTTGGGGATGGAATATACTTTATTTTGGAGGGTGAG GTGGAAGCATATCGTCCATTCAGTGCAGATAAACAAGATTGTCAAGTTTTTCAGTGGAACAAATTTGATCATTTCACCCGAA GTGAATCTATTGGACAAGAACGCATTATTGCGTTGACTAAG CTGACCTGCTTAATGCTACCCCACAAATACAGTCCCCTGATGCATCCAAAATCAATTTGGAGTGCAGATATGAATCTTGAGACGATTGCACCCGTTGAGCATATATTATCTTTGGATCCACTGGAT gtgaACACCTTTAGAGGCATCACCTTGAAAGGAGCACCAAAATCCAATAAAGTGTATGGAGGGCAGTTTATGGGACAG GCGTTGGCTGCAGCATCAAAAACTGTTAATTTTCTTAAAGTTTTACATAGCTTTCACGCTCACTTCCTTCTTGCTGGGGATGTAAAaa CTCCTATCATATATCAAGTTGAGCGGGTACGTGATGTGCCTAATCTTGCTACTCGACGGGTGAAAGCAATACAAAAAGAGAAAGTTGTATTTTGTTTGATAGCATCCTTTCAT ATTGAAGAAGAGGGGTTTGATCACCAAGAACCGACAATGCCCGTAATGCCTGACCCGGAAACG ATTGTTGCAAAGCATGGGTTAGAAGAGGGTGTTATGCTTCCACGTAATCATCTTAG AACCGAAGTTTCCACTTCAACGTCTGTCCCGTGGCCCACAGAAATCAGGCCTTTTGATACTAAAGATTATTCACGATACACTAGACGCTCTCCAAG TGTCAGTTACTGGTTGAGGGCAAAAGGTAAACTTCCTGATGACCCAGCTTTGCACAG GTGTGTTGGTGCGTACTTCTCAGATCTGCTATTCATTCAAATCAGTTTGAATCCACACCGTAAAGAGGGCGTTACAGCAATCTCTACTAGTCTGGACCATTC GATGTGGTTTCACAGGAACTTTAGAGCAGATGATTGGTTATTATACGTG ATCGACAGTCCTTGTGCTTATAATGCACGAGGCTTTTCTCGTGGTCAAGTGTTCAATAGAAAGGGAGAG CTTGTTTTGTCTGCAATGCAGGTGGGCGTTGTAAGAACACTAAAGATGCCATCTAATTCCACTACTGAATCGAAGTTATAG
- the LOC139873469 gene encoding acyl-CoA hydrolase 2-like isoform X6, with protein sequence MEYYAVIEFLGDVPVLQKLPISSITNIAQHILGSMFSKKGNLGMEYTLFWRVEAYRPFSADKQDCQVFQWNKFDHFTRSESIGQERIIALTKLLLQLTCLMLPHKYSPLMHPKSIWSADMNLETIAPVEHILSLDPLDVNTFRGITLKGAPKSNKVYGGQFMGQALAAASKTVNFLKVLHSFHAHFLLAGDVKTPIIYQVERVRDVPNLATRRVKAIQKEKVVFCLIASFHIEEEGFDHQEPTMPVMPDPETIVAKHGLEEGVMLPRNHLRTEVSTSTSVPWPTEIRPFDTKDYSRYTRRSPSVSYWLRAKGKLPDDPALHRCVGAYFSDLLFIQISLNPHRKEGVTAISTSLDHSMWFHRNFRADDWLLYVIDSPCAYNARGFSRGQVFNRKGELVLSAMQVGVVRTLKMPSNSTTESKL encoded by the exons ATGGAATACTATGCAg TTATCGAGTTTCTAGGAGACGTACCTGTGCTTCAGAAACTACCGATTTCATCGATAACAAATATTGCTCAACAT ATTCTGGGGAGTATGTTTTCAAAGAAGGGGAACTTGGGGATGGAATATACTTTATTTTGGAGG GTGGAAGCATATCGTCCATTCAGTGCAGATAAACAAGATTGTCAAGTTTTTCAGTGGAACAAATTTGATCATTTCACCCGAA GTGAATCTATTGGACAAGAACGCATTATTGCGTTGACTAAG CTATTGTTACAGCTGACCTGCTTAATGCTACCCCACAAATACAGTCCCCTGATGCATCCAAAATCAATTTGGAGTGCAGATATGAATCTTGAGACGATTGCACCCGTTGAGCATATATTATCTTTGGATCCACTGGAT gtgaACACCTTTAGAGGCATCACCTTGAAAGGAGCACCAAAATCCAATAAAGTGTATGGAGGGCAGTTTATGGGACAG GCGTTGGCTGCAGCATCAAAAACTGTTAATTTTCTTAAAGTTTTACATAGCTTTCACGCTCACTTCCTTCTTGCTGGGGATGTAAAaa CTCCTATCATATATCAAGTTGAGCGGGTACGTGATGTGCCTAATCTTGCTACTCGACGGGTGAAAGCAATACAAAAAGAGAAAGTTGTATTTTGTTTGATAGCATCCTTTCAT ATTGAAGAAGAGGGGTTTGATCACCAAGAACCGACAATGCCCGTAATGCCTGACCCGGAAACG ATTGTTGCAAAGCATGGGTTAGAAGAGGGTGTTATGCTTCCACGTAATCATCTTAG AACCGAAGTTTCCACTTCAACGTCTGTCCCGTGGCCCACAGAAATCAGGCCTTTTGATACTAAAGATTATTCACGATACACTAGACGCTCTCCAAG TGTCAGTTACTGGTTGAGGGCAAAAGGTAAACTTCCTGATGACCCAGCTTTGCACAG GTGTGTTGGTGCGTACTTCTCAGATCTGCTATTCATTCAAATCAGTTTGAATCCACACCGTAAAGAGGGCGTTACAGCAATCTCTACTAGTCTGGACCATTC GATGTGGTTTCACAGGAACTTTAGAGCAGATGATTGGTTATTATACGTG ATCGACAGTCCTTGTGCTTATAATGCACGAGGCTTTTCTCGTGGTCAAGTGTTCAATAGAAAGGGAGAG CTTGTTTTGTCTGCAATGCAGGTGGGCGTTGTAAGAACACTAAAGATGCCATCTAATTCCACTACTGAATCGAAGTTATAG
- the LOC139873469 gene encoding acyl-CoA hydrolase 2-like isoform X3, whose product MEYYAVIEFLGDVPVLQKLPISSITNIAQHVITKRYNSGEYVFKEGELGDGIYFILEGEVEAYRPFSADKQDCQVFQWNKFDHFTRSYLAGESIGQERIIALTKLTCLMLPHKYSPLMHPKSIWSADMNLETIAPVEHILSLDPLDVNTFRGITLKGAPKSNKVYGGQFMGQALAAASKTVNFLKVLHSFHAHFLLAGDVKTPIIYQVERVRDVPNLATRRVKAIQKEKVVFCLIASFHIEEEGFDHQEPTMPVMPDPETIVAKHGLEEGVMLPRNHLRTEVSTSTSVPWPTEIRPFDTKDYSRYTRRSPSVSYWLRAKGKLPDDPALHRCVGAYFSDLLFIQISLNPHRKEGVTAISTSLDHSMWFHRNFRADDWLLYVIDSPCAYNARGFSRGQVFNRKGELVLSAMQVGVVRTLKMPSNSTTESKL is encoded by the exons ATGGAATACTATGCAg TTATCGAGTTTCTAGGAGACGTACCTGTGCTTCAGAAACTACCGATTTCATCGATAACAAATATTGCTCAACATGTTATAACTAAACGTTACA ATTCTGGGGAGTATGTTTTCAAAGAAGGGGAACTTGGGGATGGAATATACTTTATTTTGGAGGGTGAG GTGGAAGCATATCGTCCATTCAGTGCAGATAAACAAGATTGTCAAGTTTTTCAGTGGAACAAATTTGATCATTTCACCCGAA GCTATTTGGCAGGTGAATCTATTGGACAAGAACGCATTATTGCGTTGACTAAG CTGACCTGCTTAATGCTACCCCACAAATACAGTCCCCTGATGCATCCAAAATCAATTTGGAGTGCAGATATGAATCTTGAGACGATTGCACCCGTTGAGCATATATTATCTTTGGATCCACTGGAT gtgaACACCTTTAGAGGCATCACCTTGAAAGGAGCACCAAAATCCAATAAAGTGTATGGAGGGCAGTTTATGGGACAG GCGTTGGCTGCAGCATCAAAAACTGTTAATTTTCTTAAAGTTTTACATAGCTTTCACGCTCACTTCCTTCTTGCTGGGGATGTAAAaa CTCCTATCATATATCAAGTTGAGCGGGTACGTGATGTGCCTAATCTTGCTACTCGACGGGTGAAAGCAATACAAAAAGAGAAAGTTGTATTTTGTTTGATAGCATCCTTTCAT ATTGAAGAAGAGGGGTTTGATCACCAAGAACCGACAATGCCCGTAATGCCTGACCCGGAAACG ATTGTTGCAAAGCATGGGTTAGAAGAGGGTGTTATGCTTCCACGTAATCATCTTAG AACCGAAGTTTCCACTTCAACGTCTGTCCCGTGGCCCACAGAAATCAGGCCTTTTGATACTAAAGATTATTCACGATACACTAGACGCTCTCCAAG TGTCAGTTACTGGTTGAGGGCAAAAGGTAAACTTCCTGATGACCCAGCTTTGCACAG GTGTGTTGGTGCGTACTTCTCAGATCTGCTATTCATTCAAATCAGTTTGAATCCACACCGTAAAGAGGGCGTTACAGCAATCTCTACTAGTCTGGACCATTC GATGTGGTTTCACAGGAACTTTAGAGCAGATGATTGGTTATTATACGTG ATCGACAGTCCTTGTGCTTATAATGCACGAGGCTTTTCTCGTGGTCAAGTGTTCAATAGAAAGGGAGAG CTTGTTTTGTCTGCAATGCAGGTGGGCGTTGTAAGAACACTAAAGATGCCATCTAATTCCACTACTGAATCGAAGTTATAG
- the LOC139873469 gene encoding acyl-CoA hydrolase 2-like isoform X2 → MEYYAVIEFLGDVPVLQKLPISSITNIAQHVITKRYNSGEYVFKEGELGDGIYFILEGEVEAYRPFSADKQDCQVFQWNKFDHFTRSESIGQERIIALTKLLLQLTCLMLPHKYSPLMHPKSIWSADMNLETIAPVEHILSLDPLDVNTFRGITLKGAPKSNKVYGGQFMGQALAAASKTVNFLKVLHSFHAHFLLAGDVKTPIIYQVERVRDVPNLATRRVKAIQKEKVVFCLIASFHIEEEGFDHQEPTMPVMPDPETIVAKHGLEEGVMLPRNHLRTEVSTSTSVPWPTEIRPFDTKDYSRYTRRSPSVSYWLRAKGKLPDDPALHRCVGAYFSDLLFIQISLNPHRKEGVTAISTSLDHSMWFHRNFRADDWLLYVIDSPCAYNARGFSRGQVFNRKGELVLSAMQVGVVRTLKMPSNSTTESKL, encoded by the exons ATGGAATACTATGCAg TTATCGAGTTTCTAGGAGACGTACCTGTGCTTCAGAAACTACCGATTTCATCGATAACAAATATTGCTCAACATGTTATAACTAAACGTTACA ATTCTGGGGAGTATGTTTTCAAAGAAGGGGAACTTGGGGATGGAATATACTTTATTTTGGAGGGTGAG GTGGAAGCATATCGTCCATTCAGTGCAGATAAACAAGATTGTCAAGTTTTTCAGTGGAACAAATTTGATCATTTCACCCGAA GTGAATCTATTGGACAAGAACGCATTATTGCGTTGACTAAG CTATTGTTACAGCTGACCTGCTTAATGCTACCCCACAAATACAGTCCCCTGATGCATCCAAAATCAATTTGGAGTGCAGATATGAATCTTGAGACGATTGCACCCGTTGAGCATATATTATCTTTGGATCCACTGGAT gtgaACACCTTTAGAGGCATCACCTTGAAAGGAGCACCAAAATCCAATAAAGTGTATGGAGGGCAGTTTATGGGACAG GCGTTGGCTGCAGCATCAAAAACTGTTAATTTTCTTAAAGTTTTACATAGCTTTCACGCTCACTTCCTTCTTGCTGGGGATGTAAAaa CTCCTATCATATATCAAGTTGAGCGGGTACGTGATGTGCCTAATCTTGCTACTCGACGGGTGAAAGCAATACAAAAAGAGAAAGTTGTATTTTGTTTGATAGCATCCTTTCAT ATTGAAGAAGAGGGGTTTGATCACCAAGAACCGACAATGCCCGTAATGCCTGACCCGGAAACG ATTGTTGCAAAGCATGGGTTAGAAGAGGGTGTTATGCTTCCACGTAATCATCTTAG AACCGAAGTTTCCACTTCAACGTCTGTCCCGTGGCCCACAGAAATCAGGCCTTTTGATACTAAAGATTATTCACGATACACTAGACGCTCTCCAAG TGTCAGTTACTGGTTGAGGGCAAAAGGTAAACTTCCTGATGACCCAGCTTTGCACAG GTGTGTTGGTGCGTACTTCTCAGATCTGCTATTCATTCAAATCAGTTTGAATCCACACCGTAAAGAGGGCGTTACAGCAATCTCTACTAGTCTGGACCATTC GATGTGGTTTCACAGGAACTTTAGAGCAGATGATTGGTTATTATACGTG ATCGACAGTCCTTGTGCTTATAATGCACGAGGCTTTTCTCGTGGTCAAGTGTTCAATAGAAAGGGAGAG CTTGTTTTGTCTGCAATGCAGGTGGGCGTTGTAAGAACACTAAAGATGCCATCTAATTCCACTACTGAATCGAAGTTATAG
- the LOC139873469 gene encoding acyl-CoA hydrolase 2-like isoform X1 — MEYYAVIEFLGDVPVLQKLPISSITNIAQHVITKRYNSGEYVFKEGELGDGIYFILEGEVEAYRPFSADKQDCQVFQWNKFDHFTRSYLAGESIGQERIIALTKLLLQLTCLMLPHKYSPLMHPKSIWSADMNLETIAPVEHILSLDPLDVNTFRGITLKGAPKSNKVYGGQFMGQALAAASKTVNFLKVLHSFHAHFLLAGDVKTPIIYQVERVRDVPNLATRRVKAIQKEKVVFCLIASFHIEEEGFDHQEPTMPVMPDPETIVAKHGLEEGVMLPRNHLRTEVSTSTSVPWPTEIRPFDTKDYSRYTRRSPSVSYWLRAKGKLPDDPALHRCVGAYFSDLLFIQISLNPHRKEGVTAISTSLDHSMWFHRNFRADDWLLYVIDSPCAYNARGFSRGQVFNRKGELVLSAMQVGVVRTLKMPSNSTTESKL; from the exons ATGGAATACTATGCAg TTATCGAGTTTCTAGGAGACGTACCTGTGCTTCAGAAACTACCGATTTCATCGATAACAAATATTGCTCAACATGTTATAACTAAACGTTACA ATTCTGGGGAGTATGTTTTCAAAGAAGGGGAACTTGGGGATGGAATATACTTTATTTTGGAGGGTGAG GTGGAAGCATATCGTCCATTCAGTGCAGATAAACAAGATTGTCAAGTTTTTCAGTGGAACAAATTTGATCATTTCACCCGAA GCTATTTGGCAGGTGAATCTATTGGACAAGAACGCATTATTGCGTTGACTAAG CTATTGTTACAGCTGACCTGCTTAATGCTACCCCACAAATACAGTCCCCTGATGCATCCAAAATCAATTTGGAGTGCAGATATGAATCTTGAGACGATTGCACCCGTTGAGCATATATTATCTTTGGATCCACTGGAT gtgaACACCTTTAGAGGCATCACCTTGAAAGGAGCACCAAAATCCAATAAAGTGTATGGAGGGCAGTTTATGGGACAG GCGTTGGCTGCAGCATCAAAAACTGTTAATTTTCTTAAAGTTTTACATAGCTTTCACGCTCACTTCCTTCTTGCTGGGGATGTAAAaa CTCCTATCATATATCAAGTTGAGCGGGTACGTGATGTGCCTAATCTTGCTACTCGACGGGTGAAAGCAATACAAAAAGAGAAAGTTGTATTTTGTTTGATAGCATCCTTTCAT ATTGAAGAAGAGGGGTTTGATCACCAAGAACCGACAATGCCCGTAATGCCTGACCCGGAAACG ATTGTTGCAAAGCATGGGTTAGAAGAGGGTGTTATGCTTCCACGTAATCATCTTAG AACCGAAGTTTCCACTTCAACGTCTGTCCCGTGGCCCACAGAAATCAGGCCTTTTGATACTAAAGATTATTCACGATACACTAGACGCTCTCCAAG TGTCAGTTACTGGTTGAGGGCAAAAGGTAAACTTCCTGATGACCCAGCTTTGCACAG GTGTGTTGGTGCGTACTTCTCAGATCTGCTATTCATTCAAATCAGTTTGAATCCACACCGTAAAGAGGGCGTTACAGCAATCTCTACTAGTCTGGACCATTC GATGTGGTTTCACAGGAACTTTAGAGCAGATGATTGGTTATTATACGTG ATCGACAGTCCTTGTGCTTATAATGCACGAGGCTTTTCTCGTGGTCAAGTGTTCAATAGAAAGGGAGAG CTTGTTTTGTCTGCAATGCAGGTGGGCGTTGTAAGAACACTAAAGATGCCATCTAATTCCACTACTGAATCGAAGTTATAG
- the LOC139873448 gene encoding uncharacterized protein isoform X2, giving the protein MAEQHHHRHRSEEETVNQTSDDNNEIENIEQDLKLMSQKIVEFRDILPNQLEINLASILSAQRPVSFNQSEIDPRNLSCTPNPGSENGIVIEDNHVHTEKILSIEQKISSSASAMSSLLVRMKDCMSRIDKLESFYKGIHPAFKRRKITSENSLM; this is encoded by the exons ATGGCAGAGcagcatcatcatcgtcatcgttcAGAAGAAGAAACGGTAAATCAGACTTCCGACGATAACAATGAAATTGAAAACATCGAACAAGATTTGAAACTTATGTCTCAAAAAATAGTTGAATTTAGAGACATTTTGCCAAATCAACTTGAGATCAATCTCGCATCAATCCTTTCTGCTCAGAGACCTGTTAGTTTCAATCAGTCTGAAATAGATCCCCGAAATTTGTCCTGTACTCCTAATCCAG GTTCAGAGAATGGGATAGTCATCGAAGATAATCACGTACACACTGAAAAAATACTGTCAATCGAACAGAAGATTTCAAGCAGCGCTTCTGCAATGTCTTCTCTTTTGGTGAGAATGAAAGATTGTATGTCAAGAATCGATAAACTGGAGTCCTTCTACAAAGGAATCCATCCTGCTTTCAAAAGAAGAAAGATTACCTCAGAAAATAGCTTAATGTGA